Proteins from a single region of Argiope bruennichi chromosome 6, qqArgBrue1.1, whole genome shotgun sequence:
- the LOC129971804 gene encoding sulfotransferase 1B1-like codes for MSRFQVIKGIPFSNVHWFKKENIEGTIDYYPKDGDISIASYPKTGTTWLQYIVLQITSEGDYFPPFNDLHVKTFMEMAGPEVIDSLKGVRIYKHHYRYDMVKKNPKSKVLYIYRNPEDTFVSYFHFMENVREEKLNFEEFFEGFLSGNIEYGSYFEHVLSFLNHKDDDNLLLISYEKLHANPREEILRIARFLGEEYYQGLLSDELLLSKILKNTSFEHMKKNLKFDLPHNSIEESSEKHANNINLFRKGIIGDGKSLLFEKQMCRSREKFTEIMKDTEVFKEWIKQQNNLSTA; via the coding sequence ATGTCCAGATTCCAAGTAATCAAaggaattcctttttcaaatgttcattggtttaagaaagaaaacattGAAGGGACGATTGACTACTATCCGAAAGATGGTGACATCAGTATTGCATCATATCCTAAGACAGGAACAACTTGGCTTCAGTACATCGTACTACAGATAACATCCGAAGGGGATTATTTTCCACCTTTCAACGATCTTCATGTAAAAACGTTCATGGAGATGGCAGGTCCCGAAGTCATCGACAGTTTGAAAGGTGTAAGAATATACAAGCATCATTATCGGTACGATATGGTAAAAAAGAACCCGAAATCCAAGGTGCTCTACATCTACAGGAATCCAGAAGACACTTTCGTGAGCTACTTTCACTTCATGGAAAATGTGCGtgaggaaaaattgaattttgaagaatttttcgaAGGATTCCTTTCAGGTAACATAGAATATGGAAGCTATTTCGAACATGTTTTATCTTTCCTGAATCATAAAGATGATGATAACTTACTGCTGATATCGTACGAGAAACTTCACGCTAACCCAAGGGAAGAGATCCTAAGAATTGCCAGATTCCTTGGTGAAGAATATTATCAAGGTCTTTTAAGTGATGAATTACTTTTGTCTAAGATTCTGAAGAACACAAGCTTTGAGCATATGAAGAAGAATCTGAAATTTGATCTACCACATAACAGTATTGAGGAAAGCTCTGAAAAACATGCGAACAATATCAATTTATTCAGAAAAGGCATTATCGGCGACGGAAagagtttattatttgaaaaacaaatgtgCCGATCGCGTGAAAAATTCACTGAGATTATGAAAGATACTGAAGTGTTTAAAGAATGGATTAAACAGCAGAACAACCTTTCTACAGCGTAA